A DNA window from Xiphias gladius isolate SHS-SW01 ecotype Sanya breed wild chromosome 3, ASM1685928v1, whole genome shotgun sequence contains the following coding sequences:
- the coil gene encoding coilin, which produces MAANVNSFIRVRLYFDYPPPAAIDCRMCWLLVDLNTCRVVADLESTIREKFEFSPRSILNLFIEDCYLPHTERIFVVRDNDSVRVKVDSLAQVNGHISSPDTSSKNCRKRQRPAEEDGQGENGVSVECKQKKRKKRSEESLGGGAKQASGDEKNKKSQGKHTEKKKKKKKAEKNGPAAIPKPAVSTKKTPTGVDQPVKSTKKPPAAHIKTHSVSSSDSSSSSSEEDEAPKKLPALKPAPKTHLSTCAASKAPLDTKPTQKKSHPTSSSSSETDYSSDEAPSVKIPPKNKTLTSTSPKSRIDDKSKSQQASVLQSTNCAQKQATSIALPPDDKVVEPCNSVSEEEIELVIRQPMQQPGRGVSSRSPWRGCSRGRTRRGGPGDRGRGEGRGVIRGHTGSFEFSFNGAKEPCYQTDSLTNMSMVLQNGAESAPKKDYSSMPLLAAPPQVGQKIAFKLLELAENYTPEISEYKEGKIMSFDPTTKQIELELLNASQAHVEPGKFDLVYQNPDGSERVEYAVPRGAWVTERWDSLLEPRLVI; this is translated from the exons ATGGCCGCTAACGTCAACAGCTTTATCCGCGTGCGCCTATACTTTGACTATCCGCCGCCTGCCGCCATCGACTGTCGCATGTGCTGGCTGCTCGTGGACTTGAATACTTGTCGCGTGGTGGCGGATCTGGAGAGCACCATCAGAGAGAAGTTCGAGTTCAGCCCCAGGAGCATCCTGAACCTCTTCATTGAAGACTGCTACCTGCCGCACACTGAGCGAATCTTTGTGGTGCGGGACAACGACAGCGTCAG GGTGAAGGTGGACTCTCTGGCTCAGGTGAACGGGCACATCAGCTCTCCAGATACATCAAGTAAAaactgcagaaagagacagagacccGCAGAGGAGGACGGACAGGGAGAAAATGGAGTGAGCGTGGAATGTaagcaaaaaaagaggaaaaaaaggagcgAGGAGAGTCTGGGGGGGGGCGCCAAGCAGGCGTCAGGTGATGAGAAGAATAAGAAGTCACAAGGAAAGcacacagagaagaagaagaagaagaagaaggcagAGAAAAATGGCCCTGCTGCCATCCCTAAACCAGCTGTGTctaccaaaaaaaccccaactggTGTCGATCAGCCAGTCAAAAGCACCAAGAAGCCGCCAGCagcacacataaaaacacacagtgtctCCTCTTCAGATtccagtagcagcagtagcgAGGAAGATGAAGCTCCGAAAAAGCTTCCTGCCTTAAAACCAGCACCCAAAACACACTTGTCCACCTGTGCTGCTTCCAAGGCACCACTAGACACCAAACCCACTCAGAAAAAATCACACCCTACCTCGTCATCCTCTTCAGAAACTGACTATTCCTCTGATGAGGCCCCCAGTGTAAAAATCCcgcccaaaaacaaaactttaaccTCCACATCTCCAAAAAGTAGAATAGACGATAAGTCAAAATCTCAGCAGGCCTCTGTTCTGCAGAGCACAAACTGTGCACAGAAACAGGCTACCAGCATAGCCCTGCCTCCCGATGACAAAGTTGTGGAGCCTTGTAACTCAGTCAGTGAGGAGGAAATCGAGCTGGTTATCCGACAACCGATGCAGCAGCCAGGACGTGGTGTGAGTAGTCGGTCACCTTGGAGAGGCTGCAGCCGGGGAAGAACCAGGCGTGGTGGTCCTGGAGATAGGGGCAGGGGTGAAGGTAGAGGGGTCATCAGGGGGCACACTGGCAGCTTTGAGTTCAGCTTTAATGGAGCCAAGGAGCCGTGCTACCAGACCGATTCGCTGACCAACATGTCCATGGTCCTCCAG AATGGAGCAGAAAGTGCCCCGAAAAAAGATTACAGCTCTATGCCCCTGCTAGCTGCCCCTCCACAGGTGGGGCAGAAGATTGCTTTTAAG ctgCTGGAGCTAGCTGAGAACTATACGCCAGAGATATCAGAATACAAG GAGGGAAAGATTATGAGCTTTGACCCAACAACCAAACAGATTGAGCTGGAACTACTTAATGCCTCTCAAG CTCATGTAGAGCCTGGGAAGTTTGACCTGGTCTATCAGAATCCTGATGGCTCGGAGAGAGTCGAGTACGCTGTGCCCAGAGGTGCTTGG GTGACAGAAAGGTGGGACTCCCTGTTGGAACCAAGGCTGGTCATTTAA
- the scpep1 gene encoding retinoid-inducible serine carboxypeptidase, whose translation MGLTEASLSVSLLLAVIVNKGFPSPLVGKEAWDYVEVRDGAHMFYWLYYADSQSAGYRDLPLIMWLQGGPGGSGSGFGNFEEIGPLNSDLKPRNTSWVQAASVLFVDNPVGTGFSYTDRPDGYATNVAMVASDMLVLLKHFFTENAEFQSIPFYIFSESYGGKMAAAISLELIKAIAQGTLKCSFAGVALGDSWISPVDSVMTWGPYLYTTSLLDDYGLANVNNAAKEVKQAVDQQQFQKATELWSEAETVVDKNTNGVNFYNILTKEADDKLTSSAGVNFIALQARRHVRPLHRQSLSALMNGPIREKLGIIPQNVTWGGQANDVFSNMAGDFMRPVVDIVNKLLNAGVNVTVYNGQLDLIVDTMGQELWLKQLKWEGIPGFNKLRWTPLYDPISPGITGAFYKTYKNFAFYWILRAGHMIPSDQGPMALQMMKMITQQV comes from the exons ATGGGCCTGACAGAAGCATCGTTAAGTGTGTCGCTCTTGCTCGCCGTTATCGTCAATAAAG GGTTCCCCAGTCCCCTGGTGGGCAAGGAAGCCTGGGACTATGTGGAAGTGAGAGACGGGGCCCACATGTTCTATTGGCTGTATTATGCTGACAGCCAGTCCGCTGGATACAGGGACCTGCCTCTGATCATGTGGCTGCAG GGTGGACCAGGAGGATCAGGAAGTGGCTTTGGGAACTTTGAAGAGATTGGACCGTTGAACAGCGACCTAAAGCCCAGAAACACAAGCTGG GTACAGGCAGCCAGTGTGTTATTTGTAGACAACCCCGTGGGCACTGGCTTTAGCTACACCGACAGGCCTGACGGCTATGCTACCAATGTGGCCATGGTGGCCTCCGACATGCTGGTGCTGCTCAAACACTTCTTTACTGAGAACGCTGAGTTCCAG AGCATCCCCTTTTATATCTTCTCTGAGTCATATGGGGGGAAGATGGCAGCTGCTATCTCCTTGGAACTCATCAAG GCCATAGCACAAGGAACACTGAAATGCAGCTTTGCTGGTGTGGCACTTGGAGACTCATGGATTTCCCCAGTGG ACTCTGTCATGACATGGGGACCATACCTCTACACTACT TCGCTGCTGGATGATTATGGCCTGGCGAACGTCAACAATGCCGCGAAGGAGGTGAAGCAGGCTGTGGATCAGCAACAGTTTCAAAAAGCCACTGAGCTGTGGTCTGAGGCTGAAACTGTGGTGGATAAG AACACCAACGGAGTCAACTTCTACAACATCCTCACAAAGGAAGCGGATGACAAACTCACCTCTTCAGCAGGAGTGAACTTCATTG CTCTGCAGGCACGACGCCACGTCCGTCCCCTCCACAGGCAATCACTGAGTGCACTGATGAATGGACCAATCAGAGAGAAACTGGGTATCATTCCCCAGAATGTCACCTGGGGAG GCCAGGCAAATGATGTGTTCAGCAACATGGCAGGAGATTTCATGAGGCCAGTGGTGGACATAGTAAACAAGCTGCTGAACGCTGGAGTCAACGTCACTGTCTACAATGGACAGCTGGACCTCATAGTGGACACCATGG GTCAGGAGCTATGGTTGAAGCAGCTGAAGTGGGAGGGGATACCTGGATTTAACAAGCTGAGGTGGACTCCCCTGTATGACCCCATCTCCCCAGGCATTACTGGAGCCTTCTACAAGACTTATAAGAACTTTGCCTTCTACTGGATCCTCAGAGCTGGTCACATG ATTCCCTCAGACCAGGGACCTATGGCCTTgcagatgatgaagatgatcaCCCAGCAAGTCTGA